A DNA window from Hordeum vulgare subsp. vulgare chromosome 1H, MorexV3_pseudomolecules_assembly, whole genome shotgun sequence contains the following coding sequences:
- the LOC123413929 gene encoding uncharacterized protein LOC123413929, protein MEQDAYTAYGAHIQGSQPYLPTRGIRMPEENRWAETSEGAQSYNSGQEINDPSWGDEHTQRGVQKEILTETHDTQCTLPGMINDFFGQDVIGPSYINSESQPFTYNLESSSQYGFQTPPPMHESQTQEHEGQYGRGLREHRPPDRLSPSGRRARPAGRRRIG, encoded by the exons ATGGAGCAGGATGCATATACAGCATATGGCGCACACATTCAAGGATCTCAGCCATATCTGCCCACGCGAGGGATTAGGATGCCCGAGGAGAATCGTTGGGCTGAGACAAGCGAGGGAGCACAAAGCTACAACAGCGGTCAG GAAATTAATGATCCATCATGGGGAGATGAACATACCCAGCGTGGCGTACAGAAAGAAATACTCACAGAAACCCATGATACTCAATGCACGCTCCCAGGAATGATAAATGATTTTTTCGGGCAGGACGTTATTGGTCCATCTTACATCAATTCTGAGTCACAACCATTCACCTACAATTTAgaatcatcatctcaatatggattTCAGACTCCACCACCTATGCATGAGTCGCAGACACAGGAACACGAGGGACAGTACGGTCGTGGTCTTCGTGAACACAGACCCCCTGATCGATTGTCACCCTCCGGTCGTCGGGCAAGGCCAGCTGGTCGTCGTCGCATAGGGTGA